CTTGTTCTGCTTGTTTCTGTTGAGTGATATCTGTGGCAATGACCATTGCGGCAATCGTTTCTTCGCCGCTTACCATCGCTCCCACCCGACAGGAATAGAGAGCATTATTTCCTTCGGCACTTTGTCCTTCCGTGACCATTACCTGTGGCTTACCGGTATCAAATACTTCTTTTAATAATTTTTTTGCTTTCGGGACTTCTGCTTGATTCATATATTTATAGATAGAAGAACCAATGATATCTTCGATTCCCATATTCGAAATAGTATGGTTGAGATAGAGAATTGTTCCATCACTATCTAAAGTCAAGATGGTATCTGGTGCATTGGTGACCAGCGAACGCCACTTTGCTTCTGTTTGCTGAAGTGCTCGGTAAAGTCGGTTTCTTTTTTTATGTTCTTCATTCAGAATCGCATGCGCATTTTGGAGTTCTGCAGTTCTGGCAATGACTCTGGCTTCGAGGTGTTCATTCAGAGTTTCGAGTTCTTTCAGCGCTTCACGTTCTCTGGTTACATCTTTGATGCAGGAAAGTAAAAACGTTTCTCCTCGGAAATAAATCAGAACTGCTGACAATACCGTACATAATCGATTACCAGCGGGATTGATGAAGTCGAAATAGAGGTCACTCACCTTTCCTTCTTTGATCACCGTATCGATCATTTTCTTGCGTTGTGTTTCACTAGGCCAAAAACCGACATCAAAAGCGCTTTTTTTGAGCACTTCTTCACGGCTACACTCTAGCGCTGATAGAAAGCTATCATTGACTTCGATAAATACACCCGTTTCGATTTCTGAAATGCACATCGCAACAGGATTTACCTGAAAAATTTTACTTAAGCGTTCTTCAGAAAGGCGAATCTTTTCCTGTGAGGCAATCTTTTCAGTGATATCGATTGCTACGGATAGAAAACCATCTACTTCATTCTGATCGTCGTAGATCGGCGTATATTCGACATCCAGAATCAAGTCACCAGTACGTCTTTCAATATGGCTGGGTTCACCATTCAGGGTTTTTCTGAATATTGCAATTAATTCCTCATCTTCAGCGAACTCTTTAAGAATCGATCTTCCTACCCATTCGCCTGATTCATAACCGAGCTTTGCAAGACCACCACCCTCAGAGAGTGTAACGACTCCATTTCGATCGACGGCCCAAATGATTAAAGGGGTATTCGAGAGAAATTTTCTCAAAAGTTTATGATCAAACTCAGCGATACTCTGTAAGACTTCACTGGTTGTCAATTTGGAAAAATTCTCGATCGATGACTGAGAATGAAGAGCCGTATTCTGAGGCGATTCATCTTGCTTCATTCTTCACCTCTTAAACGCATTTTCTCGATTTCTTTCACTTCAGTAGGTAACAGAACTGTGCTTACACACCGCATGATATGATCGTTTCTGGTCACTGATCTCGAGCAAGTTATTTGGTAGGATTTTCGAAATGTAGATTTATGCACTATCCATTATCCTACACAAGTAATAAGCGAAAAGTCAAACTTTGGTATGGAACGAAATGTTGATACAGGATCAATTATAGTAGTCTGGATCATGTTCTAGATGAAGATCCCTACCTGCTTGTCCATTCAGAGATTGGTCTAATTGCTTATGGTCTGTTAAATCGTAATTGAGAGGGGTGACAGTTACAAATCCCTCTGAAAGTTCCTGGATGTCAGTACCATCTTCTAACTGATGATTAGAAGATGGATCTAATCCACTCCAATAATAAGGTCGTCCACGTGGATCAATTCGTTTTTCCATGACATCAATGTGACGTTTGACTCCCAGAGAAGTCCATTTTACTCCACGTGGCCAATTTTCTTTGGTTTCTGGAAAATTCACATTCCATAGTCGGCCTGATTTGTAATCCTCTTTCAGTAGCCTTTGAATAATGGGAATGCTCTGCGCGGCACATTCATCATAATCAGGTTTGACGTCATTGGAAAAGCTGCTGGCAGCAGAAACTGCGATAGAAGTGATTCCAGCAAAAGCGCCTTCAATCGCGCCAGCGACGGTACCAGAATAGAGTACGTTGATACCTACATTCGAGCCAGAGTTAATTCCACTGACAATGAGATCTGGACGTCGCGTACAGAATTCCAGAATCCCCAGCTTTACACAATCTGCCGGACTGCCGGCTACCGCCCAACCCCAGTGCTTCTCTCCTTCGTACTCTTGGTGTACCATAAGAGGGTGTAAATAGGTGATGCTTAAACCCACTCCACTTTGTTCAGACAAAGGAGCAACGACTTCTACCTCTCCCAAAGCCGAAAGTGCTTTTTGTAAGCTGCGGATACCGGGAGCATGAATGCCATCATCGTTGGTTAGCAAAATTTGCACAAAATTACCTCAAATCACGAACGAAACCAGTTATCAATAGAAATGAAGATTTTTACTCTGCAATCAGTGAGTGATATTTATCAATTATCTAAGGACATCTTATCCGAATGGCCACTTTAAATATACCGCCACGACTGTTTGCTATTATTCCTGCCGCTGGAATGAGCCGTCGCATGGGAACGCATAAACTGCTGCTTCCTCTTGGTAAAGAAACAGTCATTCAACGATTGGTTCGGGTGTTAAACGTTCCTTTTATTGCTAAGATCATAATTATTGCTCGAAAAGGAGATGATTTATTAAAAGCACATCTTTCTGACTTAGACATACAACTAATTCAACCTGAGATCGATCCTCCCGATATGAAAGTTAGTGTGCAACTTGGATTGAGATGGATCGACTCTCATTATCATCCGACTGAGGATGATAGTTGGTTATTAATTCCTGCAGACCATCCAGTTCTCAGCCATTCTGTTATTGAGGACCTGACTCAAGCTTGGCAGAACAATCAGGCGTCAGTCATGGTTCCCACGTTTCAAAATCGAAAAGGCCATCCTGCTTTTTTTCGTTGGTCTGTTTCAGATGACGTTTTTCAACTCTCAAATGATGAAGGGATTAATGCACTATGGAAAAATCAAAGAATAGTTCCAGATTTGTTTGAATGTATTCATCCGGAAATACTGATTGATCTGGATACACCCGAAGATTACGAATACGTGAAGCAGCAATATTCAATTGATACCTGAACTCCAATGTATCCAACAATTTAGATGTTTCTATGTCAAAAAGATATGAAGGAAACAGTGTGTGGTATTACATACTCATGTTGATATCTCGCAATACTTTAAGTCTCATGTATGTTGATTTTGTGAAACTTTGCAGGTGATAACGATTATAAAGTGAAACAAGACAAGACCTCTCAACTAAAGTGGCATATCCCCCTTTTTTCCTCAAGTTGCCAAAACTATGTGATCTATGTTTGAGTGCTAGATGTAACAATCCGATGCGATTTTGTTTTTTCCATATGAGACGTCAGCTTTTGGTTTGCATCTTTTTTCTGGTCATGTCAATAATGCAGACAGTCATGTATGAAATGGAAATTCGGAAAACGCACGCTTTCATCATGTGACGAAACTTTTTTGGAGGGGAAAAAATGAGTAAAACTTTGGCCTTGGCATTTGCCACCGTGGCAATGTTGGCTGTCAACGATTCCGCTGAAGCTTGCAGGTATTTTGGAGCAGCAAGTTATAACTGTTGCCCTACAGTAGCTTGCCAACCCACTGCCTGTTATACGGCTTGTCGTGTTGAGCGCAAAACATGCTATCGTACTGTTTATGATAGAGTTTTAGAGCCTCAACAGTACACCGCTTATCGCACGGAATATGAGACAGTTTACGAAGACAAGCAAGAAACTTGTTATCGCATAGTAAACGAAACCGTTTACCGAGATGAAGAATACACGGTACAGAAACCTGTATTTGAAACATCAGAACGTGAAGAACGTTACACAGTGCGACGTCCGGTCATGGAGACGAAGTACCGCGATTGTAGCTATCAGGT
The Gimesia aquarii DNA segment above includes these coding regions:
- the surE gene encoding 5'/3'-nucleotidase SurE, producing the protein MQILLTNDDGIHAPGIRSLQKALSALGEVEVVAPLSEQSGVGLSITYLHPLMVHQEYEGEKHWGWAVAGSPADCVKLGILEFCTRRPDLIVSGINSGSNVGINVLYSGTVAGAIEGAFAGITSIAVSAASSFSNDVKPDYDECAAQSIPIIQRLLKEDYKSGRLWNVNFPETKENWPRGVKWTSLGVKRHIDVMEKRIDPRGRPYYWSGLDPSSNHQLEDGTDIQELSEGFVTVTPLNYDLTDHKQLDQSLNGQAGRDLHLEHDPDYYN
- a CDS encoding NTP transferase domain-containing protein: MATLNIPPRLFAIIPAAGMSRRMGTHKLLLPLGKETVIQRLVRVLNVPFIAKIIIIARKGDDLLKAHLSDLDIQLIQPEIDPPDMKVSVQLGLRWIDSHYHPTEDDSWLLIPADHPVLSHSVIEDLTQAWQNNQASVMVPTFQNRKGHPAFFRWSVSDDVFQLSNDEGINALWKNQRIVPDLFECIHPEILIDLDTPEDYEYVKQQYSIDT
- a CDS encoding PAS domain-containing sensor histidine kinase, which produces MKQDESPQNTALHSQSSIENFSKLTTSEVLQSIAEFDHKLLRKFLSNTPLIIWAVDRNGVVTLSEGGGLAKLGYESGEWVGRSILKEFAEDEELIAIFRKTLNGEPSHIERRTGDLILDVEYTPIYDDQNEVDGFLSVAIDITEKIASQEKIRLSEERLSKIFQVNPVAMCISEIETGVFIEVNDSFLSALECSREEVLKKSAFDVGFWPSETQRKKMIDTVIKEGKVSDLYFDFINPAGNRLCTVLSAVLIYFRGETFLLSCIKDVTREREALKELETLNEHLEARVIARTAELQNAHAILNEEHKKRNRLYRALQQTEAKWRSLVTNAPDTILTLDSDGTILYLNHTISNMGIEDIIGSSIYKYMNQAEVPKAKKLLKEVFDTGKPQVMVTEGQSAEGNNALYSCRVGAMVSGEETIAAMVIATDITQQKQAEQELVRRRAELAHLSRLSTMGELAAELSHELNQPLAAINNYTNGCIRRIRSGTTSLETLIEPLEETSRQAQRASETIKRLRRHVQKSEVEYKPLDINVVIENSISLLEHEIQRNSTTLHLELSPGPLETIGDAIQIEQVLVNLLLNAIEAMSEIPPEERKLLIQSDQDKDNNLQITVTDSGIGLKKEEEKSIFEIFYTTKQKGLGVGLSISQTIIEAHGGTLSPRRNKTGTSFIITLPLKNGDTHGAS